The Arachis ipaensis cultivar K30076 chromosome B03, Araip1.1, whole genome shotgun sequence region accgtaCGGTTCGGGTTGATGCTTCGGTTGGTGGGAAGGAGATCACCTGGTTCCGAGCTGCTGGGTTGAAGAGGGTGTGGACGACTTCCCGAGCACTTCATGTGgagaggggggtgtcacctgcaaggacactccgacgctctagtcagtgaAGTGTGCAGGCGAATAAGGGTTGAGTGgtgtgtgacgtaccttgggggaagggcaggtccttccccatatataccgtgtcagaggtgggccctgcagGGATAGACCCACCTTCTTCGAGGCCTCCCTTGCACAGCTGTGGCGAAGCTGTCAGGAACGCGTGttagggacgcgtgtccgggtcgaaATCTGAGCGTCTCACCCCCGATCGTTCGGCTCGGTGCTGCTCGGGTTGGGCCGGCCCGTAAACTGCTTGGGTCAGGCCGTAACATGtgcatttgtagcaaaatttcggtgtaaaaactaagaaatttatgtattattattaaaaaattactatatatttttattctagtatgcataatttaaaactcttcatttttctcatcttctgctactgttttttcttcttcttcttcttatttcattttgtcataattttttttggaaagaaaaaatcaaccaaagaagaaaaaaatacataatgttgcaaaatcagcaaaaaagagaaggaaaaaaaatgaagcaacaacaacaacaataaaaagaatGACGAAGAGGATGAAACacgcaaagaagaagaaaaaacaacgcgaagaaaaaggaggagaaacgcaaaaaaaaaatgagaagaagaaggaagaggaagaggaagaggaggaggaacgcaAGATATAAACTTTGGAGGAGGAACgcgaaaaagaagaaacacaagaaGAACGCGTTTTGTTGAGATAAAGTTAATTTGTTTGGACTTATTTGCCAAAAAAACTTGTATGTGTTCATTGTCGCTGTGAAGgttcttttaataatatttttaaattactcTTTTTTGTAAGTGCATAGGAATTTAGNNNNNNNNNNNNNNNNNNNNNNNNNNNNNNNNNNNNNNNNNNNNNNNNNNNNNNNNNNNNNNNNNNNNNNNNNNNNNNNNNNNNNNNNNNNNNNNNNNNNNNNNNNNNNNNNNNNNNNNNNNNNNNNNNNNNNNNNNNNNNNNNNNNNNNNNNNNNNNNNNNNNNNNNNNNNNNNNNNNNNNNNNNNNNNNNNNNNNNNNNNNNNNNNNNNNNNNNNNNNNNNNNNNNNNNNNNNNNNNNNNNNNNNNNNNNNNNNNNNNNNNNNNNNNNNNNNNNNNNNNNNNNNNNNNNNNNNNNNNNNNNNNNNNNNNNNNNNNNNNNNNNNNNNNNNNNNNNNNNNNNNNNNNNNNNNNNNNNNNNNNNNNNNNNNNNNNNNNNNCACGATGGAATAATGGATCCCATccctttttaaagaaaaatatatgGGCCTTGTGGGCTCTCACTGCtaagaaaaaaaataggaaagGGTGTGGTACAAATAACAAAACGGCAGAAATTGCTGGAGaaccaaaaaccctaaatcgTACGAGAAGAGCGAATTTGGGAGCTAGGGTTTAAGCTTTCGATCAGTTTCGAAGAAATCAGAAGAGGAGGCAGCCATCATGTTCCCAGGAATGTTCATGCGGAAGCCAGATAAAGCTGCGGCATTGAAGCAGCTGAAATCTCACGTCGCCATGTTCGGTGCTTGGGTTGTCGTCGTTCGAGTCACCCCTTACATTCTTCACTTTCTCAACCGCGACAAAGACAACCTCGAGCTCAGGCTCGANNNNNNNNNNNNNNNNNNNNNNNNNNNNNNNNNNNNNNNNNNNNNNNNNNNNNNNNNNNNNNNNNNNATTTTTCGCTACCcgaggaaaaataattaaaacagaaaaccaTTTTTCCTTTAAATATGTTGTATGCGAATTTGGGGAATTCTCTCATTATTTGCTTGAAGTTTCTGAATTTTCTGGTTTGGCAAATAATTGATGAATTGTTACGTTAAAGGTTTCTGTTAAAACGTCCTGTTGTTAACACAATAAGATTTGTAGTTTATTCTACATAATAAGTATTTGACTTGGAATCTATGAGTTTATTTTCGGTATCTTAAAAGCAAATACAGTATGCTGTTTCAGTTAGGATATGTGACGAATTAGGGTCAGTTAATTGAAAATTGAGTGTATCATGTGAGGAATTGAGTTTTGGAAGAGGACTATACTTTAATCTATGTTGACGTTATAACATTGTGCCATTCATGTTTTCCTAAAAGAATATAGTATATGGTATACATCTTAAAATTGGGTTTATGTGGTTGTTTTCAACTTGATGATTAGTATGAATTCTAAAATCAACTATTCTAAAACATGAGTTATAAAGTGATTGCATTTTTCACCCTATTTCCTTCCATTCGGAAATAACTGTCATATTTTGGAAGTATTTAGACATAATTTGAGGTCACACGTTCCAAAACATTGCACTTAATTCTGGACAGAGGTAGTGGTACCTAACCTTTGTCGTGTGTTCTGCTAAAGATGAACTTATAATCATGTGCTgattaatcatcaaaatcatcaaaaaCCAATGCTgattaatcataaaaaaaaacaaaaattaggaTCTCAGGTGGGTATATCATCCTTTATAGTAgttgttcttgtatatatttatgGTTAATGATTTAGTTTGGATTTATATTCTGTCCATAATTTTAATTATCGTATTTGTGCATTTATCTGaacatctttatttttatttagtgtgCGTTCTTTTAAGGAATCCAGTTTTCTTGGTGTCTACCATTCAATTGTAGTTTCTTCTACTACATTTATTGATATTGTTTTAGTACCTTGCCACATTTCTGTTCATTGAGAACTTGTGTTAATGGCTAGTCTCTTCTTAATTTGTGCAGCTGTCTTGATGTGGAGGAATAGGTGCTTGGGTTCGGAAAGAATTTATGGGAATTATGTTTCAATGTAACCCTGCAAATCATTAGTCCATCTCATAATGTTGCTTGCtagtttaaaattattaaattaatattcCATTTACATTTGGTCATTTGGAATGGTGAGTAGACACTGTATGGCTGTTTAACCACATTGATAAACCGTGTGATGTGAagggtttttttctttttttcttttcttttttttttttaaaaaaccaaaTGAAACAAAGAGAACATTTGAGGCAGAGTACGTATACGCATAAAATTTTATTACACAAAATTTTCCCCTTTCCCTTTCTAGTTGGTCTTTTTATTAAGCACAAGTTGCATGTATTTTGGTGGGAACTAATCAGATGCTTACTAAATGAGGTGTGTTTAGGTAGGAGTACAAGTGATGAAATACTTTTTATTCTAAAAAGATACTGCTATTATAGATGCAAACATAATTGAATTGGTATTAAGTGAACatgtaataatatttatttatatcttGATTATTTTGTTATCCAATGATTTATTGACACCTATAGCTACCACCCCCACCGAGAGGGTTCTCTACTACCACTAGTTTCACATGATAACATCACTTTCCAACGAGAATGGGGTCACAACACTTGTGACAAATGGCAAATCTAAGTTCCTTCTTTTGAAAGCACTGGTTGACAATGTTCCTCTACAGCATATTCATACAATTTATTAATTCAATTTCGACACAGATGCATTCCACAACTTAGTGAAAGAAAAGAAGGGGGGCAATGGGGCATGGCATGGaatataaaaaagaaatatttaagGGAAAAGAAATCGAATCTTTTGATCAAAGGAATCATCTTTTCATaatctttgttttgtttatttgagTAGATATTACCTTAAATTTAAGTCTCTCAAATTAGGAGGGTTATGTGCACATAAACGTTTCTACTATAAACagaaataaagagagagaaaaaagttaGGATAAATGTCTTCTCACTGGTACCTAAAGAAACCTCTGAGAGTCATAGTCTCACCTATTTAGTGCCTTGAAGGACATGCCACCGAACGAGGAATTAAAGTAACACCATGTGTCAGCTCcatcataataataattaagcACATCATTTACTCAATCAGCAGAACAAACCCAAAAGATAAAAAACCTTTGAGCCACTCCAAGCTTCCATGatctaaaagaaataaaagactTGGAAGAGAGATGTCTGCTTCATCATGGTTATAAAAAAGTGCACACCCCATCATCATGTTCTTTACTTACGTACTGGAATTCTTTTCCTATAGTCCTCATATTGTATTGTTTCACACTTGGCACAAACACAAGGGGGTTGTGACTGGTGACTGGTGACTGGTGATTGAGTGTGGGAATTTTGTCTTTCTTTCTACAGAAAATAGTTAGTCTTGGGAGCTGTGAGATCTTATCTTGTTGTGGTTCATGTGTGTGTGTTTGTAGCAGCAAAAAGTTTCATATGAATGAATTATAACTTTGGAAAGCTACAAGACTTTAGTGGTGGGGGTGCTGTGGATGTGGTTTCAGTGTTGAAGGACAGATATGATAATGATAGAAGCATGTCATAATAAGGGaattcaagaagaagaaaaagaagagggaaTTAATAGTAGTATTAGAGTACAATCCATGCATTAAATTTCTGCTTTTAATGGATGAATTACCTGGCTCTGTGGGCACCAGTGCCAGCTTCAGCCTCAGATTGGGCCAGGCTATTTTCTCATCTTCTTCACTCCTCTTTATGTCTTTGGGAGTTGAATTCTACAGCTACACAGCTTTCTGGTACTTCTACATTTTCTGGTCCCCACCTTTTTTCCTAATCTCAGAAAAAAGGGATTTTGACTTTAATTTCTCTGTTAATTCTGCTTtggtttgttttctttttcctttctggCTTGCCTAAGATTCTCTGGAGATTTTAGGATCTGTTGTTAAGTCCCTTCATACATAGGCTAATGAATCATATCTCATGTCATAATTGAGTCTTTTGGTGAATGTTTAACTTGTAGTTTTATCCATAAACTCTGCTTGCATAACtgaattttttctgtttttgggtTTACTGTTGTTTTTAGCTATTTGGTAACAATTATGGGATTGGTGATACCTTGGAGCTTCACATTAGCATTGGTTGATGGATATTCAGTTCTTGTCAAATGCCCTATTCGTCAACCAGGAATTCTCATGATTATTGTTGTTGGAGATTGGGTATGTAACTGTAACCATCTTTTTCTTCTGATCAAAGAATTTGTATCACTTGACATATAGATATATAGCAACTATAATAGATAGAATTTCGATTTAACTCTTCGAATCTTTCGGTATTACGATTCTGAATAAGTTAATCGATTTTACAATATTTCTACTGGGTCTAAATCTTAACCTAGCAAGTAGCAACAATCTGTTTGTTTATATATCTTTTGGGTGTAAACAGATATTATCAACACTGACATTAGCAGCAGCTTGCTCAACAGCTAGTGTTGTGGATCTCTTGCTCCATTCCCATGGCAATTTTTGTCCTCCAAAGCTTTGCAGCAGGTACAGGATATCTGCAATCATGGCCTTCTTCTCATGGTTTCTGTCTTTGGCATCCTCTCTTTTCAATCTTTGGCTATTACCCTCTTTGTAATTTTCCTGTATAATATTAGATTtcattttttggtatttttttagaTATACACACATTCAATTATGTATTGTCATGTCTGACTTTTGAATAAGCAATGAAAAAGAAGATTCTTGGTGCCTCTAACTACTTACCAATGGAAGAAGTGCTATATTACAAAAGGGCACCATAGAAACCTTTGGAATCaaatatatgaatttgaaaggTGTTTGTAGCATGACATATTCATAGGTCATGAGCACCATTAAGAATATGATGAATGCAATGGCAACAATGCATTATTACGGATCCTATAGTAAAGTCATTGTCTATCAATTTAACTGTCATTTCTGCAACTACACAATAAATAATTTATGACATTTAATATATTCAGAGGGAATGAAATATTACACAACAAAAGCACCATCTCTGCTTGAAGCTTCAAAGCTTCTTCCATCTTCCATTCAGAACACAAACCCCTTTATCAACACTTAAATAACTCTTCTTGGGAACCAAATCATACACTTATCACAAAGTAACACAATCATCATGTCAAGGATTCAAGAACAAGGCCTAAGTAAACACATTCAGACAAAAAACAAAAGATCATTCAGAAAAAGGTAATAATAAAAATACTGGACTAATCAAAATTTCAGATCAAAGTAAGCATTAAAAGCCAAGTAGCACTTAACCCAAAGATTTATTTATAGGACTCTGCTTGTTTGAGAATCTGTCGGTTTAATATGAGTAGAACCATTGATGTAATAACACATGATTTGTTTAACCCAAAGAACATGATTTGCCAAAAGTAGCAACCAATATGTTGCAGTGAGTGAAGACTAATATCCATCCATGTAATATTTTCAATCGCTCTTAAACAAGTGCTTTACATTTATCTATACTTCCAATGAGAGATTGAATTGGATTACTGATAAAATGACTCAATTATGCCAATAAAGGCTTAGATTACATCTAGAGATTGAATTGCCTTACCACACTGCTTTAAGTTTGAAAGGCTAAGAGGGAAATTGGAGGGAACAAAATTTCATTCTTGACATGGACAAAACAAAGGTCACCACACAATTGCTGCAGAATGAATAACATTCCTCATGTTTGTTAAAGAAACAAAATGAAAGGAGAGAGATATCATAAAATTAAAGTAGTATTTTGTCATTATTGTTCAACTAGCTTGTGACATTTGTTCTTCAAAGAAGCAGTACAGATTCTCAGAACTCAAAAGCACTCGCTGCGGAAAACATCTATTCTAATTGTGACACCTTGCAAAATTAACCACTCTACATCTTTGGTGATGCTCTTCTAAGAAAACTGCATGACCTCAAAAAGTTAGAAACAACTTGTTCTATGCCTACTAATTTATATCCAAGAATCAGTTCCTCAAACTTGCATCATGGGTCATTTCCATTCTTGTTGAAGATACAATCAAATGGATAAGCTAGCCTTTAAATCAAGCAAGAGGAATTTATTCCTTTTCTTAACTTTAATGTGTTTTACTTTATCCACCCTATTGAATAAAATACTTGCATGATCTGTGATCAGAGTCAATCAATGAAGCTCCATGATTTCCAGTAGTATTATCTTTATTGATCCCTTCATTAGTTCTTCAAATCGAATTAGtcaaatttagaaagaaaaatgaTGAAAAGTAAACAAAACAAGTGGCATATATTCTTTAGTGGGGGCATGTAGGATTCCCATGAACTCTAACACCTCCTCAAAGCTAAGCAAGCATAATTCTCTTTTTCAAATGCTTCAACCATAAGCCAAATTTAACCCCAAATTCAACAAAT contains the following coding sequences:
- the LOC107628939 gene encoding CASP-like protein 5C1, giving the protein MDELPGSVGTSASFSLRLGQAIFSSSSLLFMSLGVEFYSYTAFCYLVTIMGLVIPWSFTLALVDGYSVLVKCPIRQPGILMIIVVGDWILSTLTLAAACSTASVVDLLLHSHGNFCPPKLCSRYRISAIMAFFSWFLSLASSLFNLWLLPSL
- the LOC107628940 gene encoding mitochondrial import receptor subunit TOM6 homolog, whose amino-acid sequence is MFPGMFMRKPDKAAALKQLKSHVAMFGAWVVVVRVTPYILHFLNRDKDNLELRLELVSS